From one Trifolium pratense cultivar HEN17-A07 linkage group LG1, ARS_RC_1.1, whole genome shotgun sequence genomic stretch:
- the LOC123883605 gene encoding GDSL esterase/lipase EXL2-like isoform X2, whose translation MNSLSSTPLHNNLRLLLLRFILCIVVSCKLTNGIVKLPPNVSVPAVLVFGDSIVDTGNNNNNLRTTARCNFPPYGKDFEGGIPTGRFSNGKVPSDLLVEELGIKELLPAYLDPNLQPTDLLTGVCFASGGAGYDPLTSQTSSAISLSGQLELFKEYIGKLRVLVGEERTNFILANSVFLVVFGTNDISNSYFLSRIRQVQYDFSSYADFMVNSASNFLKEIYELGARRIGVFNTPPIGCLPFQRTAAGGIERKIVVQYNEAVELYNTKLSKGLTSVNQNYPDSKIVYIDVYNPLLDIIVNSNKYGYKVEDRGCCGTGIIEVVLLCNHLVSTCPNDLEFVFWDSFHPTESVYKRLIAPIVQKYLKDFL comes from the exons atgaattcCCTTTCTTCTACTCCTCTTCATAATAATCTTCGTTTGTTACTGCTCCGTTTCATACTATGTATTGTGGTTTCATGCAAATTAACAAATGGTATTGTGAAATTGCCACCAAATGTTTCAGTTCCAGCAGTGTTGGTATTTGGAGATTCAATCGTTGATACTggcaacaataacaacaacttGAGAACAACAGCTCGTTGCAATTTCCCACCTTATGGGAAAGATTTTGAAGGAGGGATTCCAACCGGAAGATTTAGCAATGGAAAAGTTCCCTCGGACCTCCTAG TTGAAGAATTAGGCATTAAAGAGCTTCTTCCAGCATACTTGGATCCAAATCTCCAGCCTACTGATTTGCTTACCGGTGTGTGCTTTGCATCCGGTGGTGCTGGATATGATCCTTTGACATCTCAAACATCG TCAGCAATATCTTTATCTGGTCAACTAGAGTTGTTCAAAGAATACATAGGAAAGTTAAGAGTACTTGTTGGAGAGGAAAGAACAAATTTCATCCTGGCAAATAGTGTTTTCCTTGTGGTATTTGGCACCAATGACATATCCAACTCATACTTCTTATCTCGTATCAGACAAGTTCAGTATGATTTTTCTTCTTATGCTGATTTTATGGTCAACTCAGCATCTAATTTCTTAAAG GAAATATATGAATTAGGTGCAAGGAGGATTGGAGTATTCAATACACCACCAATTGGGTGTTTGCCATTTCAGAGAACAGCAGCTGGAGgaatagaaagaaaaattgtAGTGCAATACAATGAAGCAGTAGAATTATACAACACCAAATTGTCAAAGGGGTTAACTTCTGTTAATCAGAACTACCCAGACAGCAAAATTGTTTACATTGATGTCTACAACCCTCTGCTTGACATCATTGTAAACTCTAATAAATATG GATATAAAGTGGAAGATAGAGGGTGCTGTGGTACGGGCATAATAGAGGTGGTGTTGTTATGCAACCATTTGGTTTCTACGTGTCCCAATGATTTGGAGTTTGTGTTTTGGGATAGTTTTCATCCAACTGAAAGTGTTTACAAACGCCTCATAGCTCCTATTGTGCAAAAATACTTAAAAGATTTCCTGtga
- the LOC123883605 gene encoding GDSL esterase/lipase EXL2-like isoform X1, which translates to MNSLSSTPLHNNLRLLLLRFILCIVVSCKLTNGIVKLPPNVSVPAVLVFGDSIVDTGNNNNNLRTTARCNFPPYGKDFEGGIPTGRFSNGKVPSDLLVEELGIKELLPAYLDPNLQPTDLLTGVCFASGGAGYDPLTSQTSVCTHSAISLSGQLELFKEYIGKLRVLVGEERTNFILANSVFLVVFGTNDISNSYFLSRIRQVQYDFSSYADFMVNSASNFLKEIYELGARRIGVFNTPPIGCLPFQRTAAGGIERKIVVQYNEAVELYNTKLSKGLTSVNQNYPDSKIVYIDVYNPLLDIIVNSNKYGYKVEDRGCCGTGIIEVVLLCNHLVSTCPNDLEFVFWDSFHPTESVYKRLIAPIVQKYLKDFL; encoded by the exons atgaattcCCTTTCTTCTACTCCTCTTCATAATAATCTTCGTTTGTTACTGCTCCGTTTCATACTATGTATTGTGGTTTCATGCAAATTAACAAATGGTATTGTGAAATTGCCACCAAATGTTTCAGTTCCAGCAGTGTTGGTATTTGGAGATTCAATCGTTGATACTggcaacaataacaacaacttGAGAACAACAGCTCGTTGCAATTTCCCACCTTATGGGAAAGATTTTGAAGGAGGGATTCCAACCGGAAGATTTAGCAATGGAAAAGTTCCCTCGGACCTCCTAG TTGAAGAATTAGGCATTAAAGAGCTTCTTCCAGCATACTTGGATCCAAATCTCCAGCCTACTGATTTGCTTACCGGTGTGTGCTTTGCATCCGGTGGTGCTGGATATGATCCTTTGACATCTCAAACATCGGTATGTACACAT TCAGCAATATCTTTATCTGGTCAACTAGAGTTGTTCAAAGAATACATAGGAAAGTTAAGAGTACTTGTTGGAGAGGAAAGAACAAATTTCATCCTGGCAAATAGTGTTTTCCTTGTGGTATTTGGCACCAATGACATATCCAACTCATACTTCTTATCTCGTATCAGACAAGTTCAGTATGATTTTTCTTCTTATGCTGATTTTATGGTCAACTCAGCATCTAATTTCTTAAAG GAAATATATGAATTAGGTGCAAGGAGGATTGGAGTATTCAATACACCACCAATTGGGTGTTTGCCATTTCAGAGAACAGCAGCTGGAGgaatagaaagaaaaattgtAGTGCAATACAATGAAGCAGTAGAATTATACAACACCAAATTGTCAAAGGGGTTAACTTCTGTTAATCAGAACTACCCAGACAGCAAAATTGTTTACATTGATGTCTACAACCCTCTGCTTGACATCATTGTAAACTCTAATAAATATG GATATAAAGTGGAAGATAGAGGGTGCTGTGGTACGGGCATAATAGAGGTGGTGTTGTTATGCAACCATTTGGTTTCTACGTGTCCCAATGATTTGGAGTTTGTGTTTTGGGATAGTTTTCATCCAACTGAAAGTGTTTACAAACGCCTCATAGCTCCTATTGTGCAAAAATACTTAAAAGATTTCCTGtga